The proteins below come from a single Candidatus Planktophila dulcis genomic window:
- a CDS encoding sulfite exporter TauE/SafE family protein yields MLENLTALNLILLGVAMFASGFIDAIAGGGGLIQTPAMLLSFPDRNPVEVVATSKTAAFFGTTTAAIQYRKFIKTDPKLLIAMVIPAFIGSGIGAHLASRISAGSYKSSIFFVMIAIFFYTLVKPELGKEHVEKHSPQKLMVIGSVAAFIIGFYDGLIGPGTGTILMIALVALMGFAFVGASAIAKVVNATTNLASIIVVGLTIGVMWKLGLVLAVANLAGGYMGSHMAIKKGSSFIRIFYLIVTGLLILRLGYSLYLE; encoded by the coding sequence ATGCTTGAAAATCTCACTGCACTAAATCTCATACTGCTTGGCGTTGCGATGTTTGCATCTGGCTTTATCGATGCCATTGCTGGCGGGGGAGGGCTGATTCAGACCCCTGCGATGTTGCTCTCATTCCCAGACCGTAACCCTGTAGAAGTTGTTGCAACCTCCAAGACTGCCGCCTTCTTTGGAACAACTACTGCGGCCATTCAGTACCGTAAATTTATCAAGACAGATCCCAAGTTACTCATTGCGATGGTCATCCCAGCCTTTATCGGCTCAGGTATCGGCGCGCACTTGGCATCTCGAATATCTGCTGGAAGTTATAAGAGCTCAATATTTTTCGTCATGATTGCAATCTTTTTCTATACGCTTGTGAAGCCTGAACTTGGGAAAGAGCATGTCGAAAAGCATTCGCCACAGAAGTTAATGGTTATTGGATCCGTTGCTGCTTTCATCATCGGCTTCTATGACGGACTTATCGGGCCTGGCACAGGAACAATCTTGATGATTGCCCTGGTTGCGCTCATGGGCTTTGCCTTCGTGGGCGCATCGGCAATTGCAAAGGTCGTTAATGCAACAACGAATCTAGCTTCCATCATCGTTGTTGGACTGACCATTGGTGTGATGTGGAAGCTTGGGCTTGTTCTTGCAGTGGCAAATCTTGCAGGTGGATATATGGGTTCGCATATGGCGATTAAGAAGGGCTCATCCTTTATCCGAATCTTCTATCTGATTGTTACAGGCCTTCTCATTCTGCGACTTGGATACTCGCTCTATTTAGAGTAA
- a CDS encoding proline--tRNA ligase → MLRMSTLFLRTLRDDPADAEVPSHRLLVRAGYIRRIAAGVYSWLPLGVITLRNIENIVRDEMDKAGFQEVHFPALLPKDAYEVTGRWNDYGPDLFRLQDRKGADYLLGPTHEEMFTLMVKGEYSSYKDLPLALYQIQTKYRDEARPRSGIIRGREFVMKDSYSFDLTDEGLVESYMRHRAAYIKTFDRLRMKYNIVSAVSGAMGGSASEEFLAPCETGEDTYVLCEKCGYAANVEAMTTVVAASDASGVAALEVFDSPNTPTIDTLVELLNAKFGGGYDGSMTLKNVMLMADKTPISVLVPGDREVDLKRLQANLAGVNDISVFEDADFAKFTGLVKGYIGPQDAKKNGITVYADPRIAPGTSWVTGANAKDKHARNVVSGRDFTVDHYVEAAQIKQGDACPKCETPVIIDRAIEIGHIFQLGRKYADALGLTVLDQNGKSQVVTMGSYGIGVSRAVAAIAEQSYDEIGLSWPVEVAPAKVHVVATGKEDAVFETAEKISADLEARGISVMIDDRRGTSPGVKFKDAELIGIPVIVVVGKALEQGNVEIRVRRSGDKSEVAVASAVDFIAGLLPTLS, encoded by the coding sequence ATGTTGCGAATGTCCACCCTTTTCTTGCGCACGTTGCGCGATGACCCAGCAGATGCTGAAGTTCCAAGCCATCGCCTTCTAGTCCGCGCTGGATATATTCGCCGAATTGCCGCAGGTGTCTATTCATGGCTTCCACTGGGAGTCATCACACTTCGAAACATTGAGAACATTGTTCGCGATGAGATGGATAAGGCTGGGTTTCAAGAAGTTCACTTTCCAGCACTACTTCCTAAAGATGCATACGAAGTAACAGGTCGCTGGAATGATTACGGCCCAGATCTCTTTCGCCTTCAAGATCGCAAGGGTGCTGATTACTTACTAGGCCCGACACATGAAGAGATGTTTACCCTGATGGTCAAGGGTGAGTATTCATCCTATAAAGATTTACCCCTTGCTCTCTATCAAATCCAGACTAAGTATCGCGATGAAGCGCGCCCACGTTCTGGAATTATCCGCGGCCGTGAATTTGTGATGAAGGATTCTTACTCATTTGACCTTACCGATGAAGGCCTTGTTGAGTCCTATATGCGCCACCGCGCGGCATATATCAAGACATTTGATCGCCTTCGTATGAAATACAACATCGTCAGCGCCGTCTCTGGCGCGATGGGTGGATCTGCATCGGAGGAATTCTTAGCGCCATGCGAGACCGGTGAAGATACATACGTTCTCTGTGAGAAGTGTGGCTATGCCGCAAATGTTGAGGCGATGACGACAGTTGTTGCAGCAAGTGATGCATCAGGTGTTGCAGCCCTTGAAGTCTTTGATTCACCTAATACGCCCACTATCGACACCCTTGTTGAATTACTCAATGCAAAGTTCGGTGGGGGATATGACGGGTCAATGACGCTTAAGAATGTCATGTTGATGGCAGATAAAACTCCTATCTCCGTACTCGTTCCAGGTGATCGCGAAGTAGATCTCAAGCGCTTGCAGGCAAATCTTGCCGGCGTTAATGACATCAGCGTTTTTGAGGATGCAGATTTTGCAAAGTTCACAGGACTTGTGAAGGGGTACATCGGACCACAAGATGCGAAGAAGAACGGCATCACTGTCTATGCAGATCCTCGTATTGCACCAGGAACATCATGGGTGACAGGTGCCAATGCTAAAGATAAGCATGCTCGCAATGTTGTCAGCGGTCGCGATTTCACTGTCGATCACTATGTGGAAGCTGCACAGATTAAACAAGGTGATGCATGCCCTAAGTGTGAAACACCAGTAATTATTGATCGCGCTATCGAAATCGGCCACATCTTCCAACTAGGGCGCAAGTATGCAGATGCACTTGGCCTCACAGTTCTAGATCAAAACGGCAAATCACAGGTTGTCACTATGGGCTCTTATGGAATCGGTGTTTCACGCGCGGTAGCAGCAATTGCTGAACAGAGCTATGACGAGATTGGTCTTTCATGGCCTGTTGAGGTTGCACCTGCCAAGGTCCACGTTGTTGCAACTGGAAAAGAAGATGCAGTCTTTGAAACAGCAGAGAAGATTTCGGCAGATCTTGAAGCTCGCGGAATTAGCGTGATGATCGATGATCGCCGTGGCACAAGCCCTGGAGTTAAGTTTAAAGATGCTGAGTTGATTGGTATCCCTGTGATTGTCGTTGTGGGCAAGGCTCTGGAACAAGGAAATGTTGAAATCCGTGTTCGCAGGAGCGGGGATAAATCTGAAGTTGCAGTTGCATCAGCAGTTGATTTCATCGCTGGCCTGCTTCCTACATTGAGCTAA
- the ispG gene encoding flavodoxin-dependent (E)-4-hydroxy-3-methylbut-2-enyl-diphosphate synthase has protein sequence MVDLGIPSAPPPTLHPRRKTRQLKVGSIGVGSDSPVSVQSMCTTLTSDVNATLQQIAELTASGCQIVRVAVPSQDDADALAQIAKKSQIPVIADIHFQPKYIFAAIDAGCAAVRVNPGNIKQFDDKVKEVAKAAGDAGIPIRIGVNAGSLDPRLLKKYGKATPEALAESALWEASLFEEHGFGDIKISVKHHDPVTMVNAYRILAAKCDYPLHLGVTEAGPIFQGTIKSATAFGILLAEGIGDTIRVSLSAPPVEEVKVGISILESLNLRQRKLEIVSCPSCGRAQVDVYTLAEKVQAGLQGMTVPLRVAVMGCVVNGPGEAREADLGVASGNGKGQIFVKGEVIKTVPEAQIVETLIEEAMRLAEEMEAAGVASGVPSVTTS, from the coding sequence ATGGTTGATCTTGGAATTCCTAGCGCACCACCTCCTACCTTGCATCCGCGTCGCAAGACGCGACAGCTCAAGGTTGGATCTATTGGCGTAGGTTCTGATTCACCGGTCAGCGTTCAGTCGATGTGTACAACGCTGACATCTGATGTCAATGCAACGCTGCAGCAGATTGCAGAACTTACCGCCTCTGGTTGCCAGATCGTGCGCGTTGCAGTTCCATCACAAGATGATGCAGATGCACTCGCACAGATTGCTAAGAAGTCACAGATTCCTGTCATTGCAGATATTCACTTTCAACCTAAATACATCTTTGCAGCTATTGATGCTGGGTGCGCCGCAGTACGTGTGAACCCAGGCAACATTAAGCAATTTGATGACAAGGTCAAGGAAGTTGCTAAGGCTGCAGGAGATGCTGGAATTCCTATTCGCATTGGCGTTAATGCAGGTTCACTTGATCCAAGACTTCTTAAAAAATACGGAAAGGCAACTCCTGAAGCGCTAGCTGAATCTGCGCTCTGGGAAGCATCCCTCTTTGAAGAACATGGTTTTGGCGATATTAAGATTTCTGTCAAGCATCACGATCCTGTCACTATGGTTAATGCTTATCGCATCTTGGCGGCAAAGTGTGATTATCCGTTGCACCTTGGTGTGACTGAAGCTGGCCCTATTTTTCAAGGAACGATTAAATCTGCAACAGCATTTGGAATCCTTCTAGCAGAAGGAATTGGCGACACTATTCGTGTTTCTCTATCAGCGCCTCCCGTTGAAGAGGTCAAGGTTGGTATTTCTATTCTTGAATCGTTGAATTTGCGTCAACGTAAACTTGAGATCGTTTCATGTCCTTCATGTGGTCGCGCACAAGTAGATGTCTACACGCTGGCTGAGAAAGTACAGGCGGGACTTCAGGGAATGACTGTTCCACTTCGCGTTGCTGTCATGGGTTGTGTTGTGAATGGTCCCGGTGAAGCACGCGAGGCAGATCTTGGTGTTGCATCTGGAAATGGCAAGGGGCAAATCTTTGTTAAGGGTGAAGTCATTAAGACAGTGCCAGAGGCTCAGATTGTTGAAACTTTAATTGAAGAAGCTATGCGTCTTGCTGAAGAGATGGAAGCCGCAGGCGTTGCATCAGGAGTACCTTCCGTCACAACCTCCTAA
- a CDS encoding M50 family metallopeptidase, giving the protein MQLLGILAFVVALLLSVMVHEFGHYITAKRFDMKVTEFFLGFGKRIWSFTRGETEFGIKAIPAGGYCRIEGMTPRDEMPLGEESRAFYGATTTRKLIVLGAGSTAHFVIGFLLIFSIFFGVGVNALLSDVTKVAPNSAAAAAGFQPGDKIIAIDGEEVTDWYQDSQAIAASEGNELTFTVLRDGQEISITAAPTYLTSEKRYMLGVVTKIGIKREGLLTSVKESGRATAVLTRESVKALISLPTKIPQLIRQTFGDEKRDPNGLVGIVGAARVSGDAVSSNKLNNTERLGTFLLLIASLNIFVGLFNLLPLLPLDGGHMAVAIADEIRAFFARLRGRPRPAGIDVNVLTPITMTVFAVLVVLTAILLIADILNPVSLNL; this is encoded by the coding sequence ATGCAACTTCTTGGAATTTTGGCATTTGTAGTAGCCCTGCTCTTATCTGTCATGGTGCACGAATTCGGCCACTACATCACAGCAAAACGCTTTGATATGAAGGTTACTGAATTCTTCCTTGGCTTCGGTAAGCGCATCTGGTCATTTACTAGAGGTGAAACAGAGTTCGGAATTAAAGCCATTCCTGCAGGCGGATACTGCCGTATTGAGGGAATGACGCCACGAGATGAGATGCCTTTAGGTGAAGAATCTCGCGCTTTCTATGGCGCAACAACAACGCGCAAGTTAATCGTTCTCGGTGCAGGCTCTACAGCCCACTTCGTAATCGGCTTCCTGCTTATCTTCTCTATCTTCTTTGGAGTTGGCGTTAATGCACTTCTCTCTGATGTGACAAAGGTTGCGCCAAATTCTGCAGCAGCTGCCGCTGGATTCCAGCCAGGAGATAAGATCATTGCAATTGATGGAGAAGAAGTCACTGATTGGTATCAGGATTCGCAGGCGATTGCTGCCTCAGAAGGAAATGAACTGACATTTACCGTCCTGCGCGATGGGCAAGAGATTTCGATTACTGCAGCTCCTACATATCTGACCTCTGAAAAGCGTTACATGCTGGGTGTTGTCACCAAGATCGGGATTAAGCGCGAGGGACTTCTTACATCAGTGAAAGAGTCAGGTCGGGCCACTGCAGTTCTTACTCGCGAATCCGTTAAGGCGCTGATTTCCCTTCCCACAAAAATTCCTCAACTCATTCGCCAGACCTTTGGAGATGAGAAGCGCGATCCCAATGGACTAGTTGGCATCGTTGGCGCCGCACGTGTTTCAGGAGATGCGGTCAGCAGCAATAAGCTCAATAACACCGAACGCCTTGGAACATTCCTGCTTCTCATTGCAAGTCTAAATATCTTTGTTGGCCTCTTTAATTTGCTTCCACTTCTTCCACTCGATGGTGGACATATGGCAGTTGCTATCGCAGATGAGATTCGTGCCTTCTTTGCTCGTCTTCGTGGAAGGCCTCGACCTGCTGGAATCGATGTGAATGTGCTAACACCAATTACGATGACAGTCTTTGCGGTGCTTGTAGTACTGACGGCAATCCTGCTTATCGCAGACATTCTCAACCCCGTCTCGCTCAATCTCTAG
- the dxr gene encoding 1-deoxy-D-xylulose-5-phosphate reductoisomerase — MTREIIILGSTGSIGVQALEIVEANPTLFTVVALTAAGSNTDLLIAQAKKFKVKVVGVAKNGDVIRGALPGVEVVDGPNASSEVAAISCDVVLNGITGSIGLGPTLAALDADNRVALANKESLVAGGDLVLARAKENQLLPVDSEHSAIWQALMGEKKSDISKLILTASGGPFRDRADLSGVTVQEALAHPTWVMGPVVSINSATLMNKGLEIIEAHYLFGVAYSQIEAVIHPQSVVHSMVEFVDGSTIAQGSPPNMKGPISLALSYPHRVPGATKSIDWTQSHTWNFDPIDAKRFPAIALAREVGAIGAGLPAVLNAANEVAVQAFVDGDIKFTEIVKTVSAVVEKLRGSVSGVLRDLADVSAIEDDARRTAHELLKKVG, encoded by the coding sequence ATGACGCGCGAAATCATCATTCTGGGTTCCACCGGCTCCATTGGTGTTCAAGCTCTTGAAATCGTAGAAGCTAACCCAACACTTTTTACTGTGGTGGCACTTACCGCAGCAGGTTCTAACACTGATCTTCTGATTGCTCAGGCTAAGAAATTTAAGGTCAAGGTAGTTGGTGTTGCTAAGAACGGCGATGTTATCCGCGGGGCACTTCCAGGAGTGGAAGTAGTCGATGGCCCAAATGCATCTAGTGAAGTTGCCGCTATCTCGTGCGATGTTGTTCTCAACGGTATTACGGGCTCGATTGGTCTTGGACCAACTCTTGCAGCCCTCGATGCCGATAATCGTGTGGCACTTGCCAATAAGGAATCCCTTGTTGCAGGTGGAGATTTGGTTCTTGCTCGCGCCAAGGAGAACCAACTTCTTCCTGTTGACTCTGAGCACTCTGCAATCTGGCAGGCGTTGATGGGTGAGAAGAAATCAGATATTTCTAAGTTAATTCTTACTGCAAGCGGTGGTCCATTTAGGGACCGTGCGGATTTATCAGGCGTCACCGTGCAAGAAGCACTGGCTCACCCAACCTGGGTTATGGGTCCCGTTGTTTCTATTAACTCTGCAACGCTGATGAATAAGGGCCTTGAAATTATTGAAGCTCATTACCTCTTTGGAGTTGCCTACTCTCAGATTGAGGCTGTCATTCATCCACAATCTGTCGTGCACTCCATGGTCGAATTTGTGGATGGTTCAACAATTGCACAGGGATCGCCTCCCAATATGAAGGGGCCAATCTCGCTGGCACTTTCCTATCCGCATCGTGTTCCTGGTGCAACGAAGTCAATTGATTGGACTCAATCCCACACCTGGAACTTTGATCCGATTGATGCAAAGCGTTTTCCAGCAATCGCACTTGCTCGTGAAGTGGGCGCCATTGGGGCAGGGTTACCGGCAGTACTCAATGCTGCCAATGAAGTTGCCGTTCAAGCTTTTGTTGATGGAGATATAAAGTTCACAGAGATTGTTAAGACGGTTTCAGCAGTTGTGGAAAAGTTGCGCGGTAGCGTCAGCGGTGTTCTTCGAGATCTAGCTGATGTCAGTGCCATCGAAGATGATGCTCGTCGGACAGCTCACGAACTATTGAAGAAGGTCGGATAA
- a CDS encoding ABC transporter permease, with protein sequence MKKLSRWFGRNLIRIYAVVAFTYLFIPVAYTFAFSFNDSGKSNLVWKGFTFDNWKNPCGAPEICSALGNSIKIGFLATVFSTILGTMIAFALGRHKFKGRSTTNLLIFLPMATPEIVLGASLLSLFLVFKINPGFWPTVIAHVLFCVSFVVVTVKARIASLDPRLEQAAMDLYANERETFRRVTLPLVAPGIAAAALLAFSLSFDDFIITNFNSGTMTTFPKFVYTSAARGIPAQANVIGSAMFFLALAIVIIGQFVGRKRKVS encoded by the coding sequence ATGAAGAAGTTATCTCGCTGGTTTGGGCGCAACCTCATCCGTATCTATGCAGTCGTTGCCTTCACCTACCTCTTTATCCCTGTTGCATACACATTTGCCTTCTCCTTTAACGATTCAGGCAAGAGCAACTTGGTGTGGAAGGGATTTACCTTCGATAATTGGAAGAACCCTTGTGGAGCACCAGAGATTTGTAGCGCACTCGGTAACTCGATCAAGATTGGCTTTCTTGCAACCGTATTCTCAACAATTCTTGGCACGATGATTGCATTTGCACTCGGTCGACATAAATTTAAGGGACGCTCAACTACTAACCTGCTGATCTTCCTACCGATGGCAACACCTGAAATCGTTCTCGGTGCATCTCTTCTCTCACTCTTTCTTGTCTTTAAGATCAATCCAGGTTTCTGGCCTACTGTGATTGCACATGTTCTTTTCTGTGTTTCATTCGTTGTGGTTACAGTGAAGGCGCGTATTGCAAGCCTTGATCCTCGACTAGAGCAAGCTGCCATGGATCTCTATGCCAATGAGCGCGAGACTTTCCGCCGAGTGACCTTGCCATTGGTGGCTCCTGGTATCGCAGCTGCTGCACTTCTGGCCTTTAGCTTGTCCTTCGATGATTTCATCATTACCAACTTCAACTCAGGCACCATGACGACTTTTCCTAAGTTTGTCTATACATCTGCAGCCCGCGGTATTCCGGCGCAAGCAAATGTCATTGGTTCTGCGATGTTCTTCCTCGCACTTGCTATTGTCATCATCGGACAATTTGTGGGTCGCAAGCGCAAAGTTTCATGA
- a CDS encoding ABC transporter permease, with the protein MGFLFTFFLLPLFNLAQTSTQTPVGGGDTGQYEQTFRFQNYIDAFVENREQFGRSFLYATIATVVALAIAYPLAYAIAFKGGKYKNFMLVLVVAPFFTSFLLRTIAWKQILGEEGFVVPTLRTFGIISESTTLTSSAFAVVAGMTYNFLPFMTLPLYASIDRIDPRTLEASGDLYANGFTTFRKVTLPLSMPGVVAGTLLTFIPAAGDYVNAAILGSPQTKMLGNVIESRYFKIVDYPTAAALSFTLMAAILILVTVYVRKAGTEELV; encoded by the coding sequence ATGGGGTTCCTCTTTACCTTCTTTCTCCTTCCCCTCTTTAACCTTGCGCAAACTTCTACACAGACACCAGTCGGTGGGGGAGATACAGGCCAATACGAACAGACTTTCCGTTTTCAGAATTACATCGATGCATTTGTGGAAAATAGAGAACAGTTTGGTCGCTCCTTTCTCTATGCAACGATTGCAACAGTTGTAGCTTTAGCGATTGCCTATCCACTGGCTTACGCAATTGCATTTAAGGGTGGCAAGTACAAGAACTTCATGCTCGTCTTGGTAGTCGCCCCGTTCTTTACATCCTTCTTGCTCCGTACCATTGCATGGAAGCAGATTCTTGGTGAAGAGGGCTTTGTCGTTCCAACGCTTCGAACCTTTGGAATCATCTCCGAGAGCACAACCCTCACATCCAGCGCCTTTGCAGTCGTTGCGGGTATGACCTATAACTTCCTTCCATTTATGACTTTGCCGCTCTATGCATCCATCGATCGCATCGACCCTCGCACACTTGAGGCATCTGGGGATCTCTATGCAAATGGGTTTACAACTTTTCGCAAAGTGACTCTGCCACTATCCATGCCAGGTGTTGTTGCAGGAACGCTACTTACCTTTATTCCAGCAGCTGGTGACTATGTCAACGCTGCAATTCTTGGTAGTCCGCAGACGAAGATGCTGGGAAATGTTATTGAGTCTCGCTACTTCAAGATCGTTGATTACCCAACAGCTGCAGCGCTCTCATTTACCTTGATGGCTGCCATCTTGATACTTGTGACGGTCTATGTCCGCAAGGCCGGAACTGAGGAGCTTGTATGA
- a CDS encoding ABC transporter ATP-binding protein, whose product MSDTARGARGDLKLSNLTKSYGDFTAVDDLSLVIPKGSFFALLGPSGCGKTTTLRMIAGLEEPTQGTIALGETDITDTKPYQRPINTVFQNYALFPHLTIFENIAFGLRRRGIKDVDDAVNKALDLVELPHLAQRKPTQLSGGQQQRIALARAIVNRPALLLLDEPLGALDLKLRRQMQIELKWIQKEVGITFVHVTHDQEEAMTMADTIAVMNEGKIEQMGSPADLYDNPETAFVANFLGQSNLIKGTVSGNDGANQIVDLFGQKISLQKDRSHGVDNSIYAGIRPEKFRISRLETQTHGNILTGGKVEDVSYIGVSTQYQVLMPWGQELMVFEQNDDGVAPFSVGEPVNISWEPIFTFGLRGDEDAEAGTEVNPDEDLDDE is encoded by the coding sequence GTGTCAGATACTGCAAGAGGTGCACGAGGAGATCTCAAGCTTTCGAATCTCACCAAGTCATATGGTGATTTCACTGCTGTAGATGATTTGTCACTTGTCATACCCAAAGGTTCATTCTTCGCTTTACTTGGACCTTCTGGGTGTGGCAAGACAACAACTCTTCGAATGATTGCAGGTCTTGAAGAACCAACCCAGGGCACCATTGCATTGGGTGAAACAGATATTACGGATACTAAGCCTTATCAGCGTCCTATCAATACTGTCTTTCAAAACTACGCCCTCTTTCCACATCTAACAATCTTTGAAAATATCGCATTCGGTCTTCGCCGTCGCGGAATCAAAGATGTGGATGATGCGGTCAATAAAGCACTAGATCTTGTTGAACTTCCACATTTGGCACAACGTAAGCCAACGCAGTTATCCGGCGGACAACAGCAGCGCATCGCACTTGCTCGCGCCATCGTGAACCGCCCCGCACTTCTCCTCCTTGATGAACCACTCGGAGCGCTCGATCTCAAACTGCGTCGTCAGATGCAGATTGAGTTGAAGTGGATCCAGAAAGAAGTGGGAATCACATTCGTTCACGTTACTCACGATCAGGAAGAGGCCATGACAATGGCTGACACCATCGCTGTGATGAATGAGGGCAAGATCGAACAGATGGGCTCTCCTGCAGATTTGTATGACAATCCAGAGACTGCATTTGTTGCTAACTTCCTTGGTCAGTCAAACCTGATTAAGGGAACTGTCTCTGGCAATGATGGAGCCAATCAGATTGTCGATCTCTTCGGACAGAAGATTTCGCTGCAGAAAGATCGCTCACATGGCGTGGATAACTCAATCTATGCAGGTATTCGCCCTGAGAAGTTTCGTATCTCTCGCCTTGAGACTCAAACCCATGGAAATATTCTTACAGGTGGCAAAGTTGAAGATGTTTCATACATTGGTGTTTCAACTCAGTACCAAGTGTTGATGCCATGGGGACAAGAGCTGATGGTCTTTGAGCAAAATGATGATGGCGTTGCACCATTTAGCGTGGGAGAGCCAGTCAATATCTCATGGGAGCCAATCTTCACATTTGGTCTTCGCGGTGATGAAGATGCTGAGGCTGGGACAGAAGTGAACCCTGATGAGGATCTGGACGACGAGTGA
- a CDS encoding ABC transporter substrate-binding protein, translating into MAKQPLSQEARSILQSKVSRRTVLAGAGAVAGAGALASCGFGGGSDSSNAVRWGNWPLYLDVDDSGKKYPTLEAFTKETGIDVKYFEDYNDNDEFFGKVQAQLKLGKDIGYDLVCPTDWMSARWIRLGYTQKFDAANIPNASNILDTLASPSFDPKRESSLTWQGIMGGFGWNTAKNPKGIRTLDDLFSPGNKGKIVVLSEMRDTVGIILRSQGVSLATVTEDQFMNAVDFLAKKIADGWIRGVKGNEYAEDLTSGDATAVIGWSGDMFILKSENEGKFDFAIPESGGTISGDNMMIPSTVTAEAKANTEKLINYYYEPSVAAEVAAYVNYVCPVKGAQAEMEKIDPDLAKSEFIFPSAKTMANLSVFRSLTPTEETTWTEAFQKAAGN; encoded by the coding sequence ATGGCTAAGCAACCACTCTCACAAGAAGCACGTTCAATTCTTCAATCAAAAGTTTCACGTCGCACAGTACTTGCAGGTGCAGGTGCAGTAGCTGGAGCAGGTGCGCTCGCATCCTGTGGATTTGGCGGAGGTTCAGATTCATCGAACGCTGTCCGCTGGGGCAACTGGCCTCTCTACCTTGATGTTGATGACTCAGGTAAGAAGTACCCAACTCTTGAAGCATTTACTAAAGAGACTGGCATTGATGTTAAGTACTTTGAAGATTACAACGATAACGATGAGTTCTTCGGAAAAGTACAAGCACAGCTCAAGCTTGGAAAAGATATTGGCTATGACCTTGTCTGCCCAACAGACTGGATGTCAGCTCGTTGGATCCGTCTTGGATACACACAGAAGTTTGATGCAGCAAATATTCCTAACGCCTCAAATATTCTCGACACACTTGCAAGCCCATCATTTGATCCAAAGCGTGAAAGTTCATTGACATGGCAGGGCATCATGGGTGGTTTCGGTTGGAATACAGCCAAGAACCCAAAGGGTATTCGCACACTCGATGATCTCTTCTCACCAGGAAATAAGGGAAAGATCGTTGTTCTCTCTGAAATGCGCGACACCGTCGGAATTATTCTTCGCTCACAGGGCGTCAGCCTTGCAACTGTGACAGAAGATCAATTCATGAACGCTGTCGACTTCCTTGCTAAGAAGATTGCAGATGGCTGGATTCGTGGAGTTAAGGGCAACGAATACGCTGAAGATCTCACATCAGGAGATGCCACAGCTGTTATCGGTTGGTCGGGCGATATGTTTATTCTCAAATCTGAAAATGAAGGCAAGTTTGACTTCGCTATCCCAGAATCAGGCGGAACAATCTCAGGCGATAACATGATGATTCCATCAACTGTGACTGCCGAAGCTAAGGCAAATACTGAAAAGCTCATTAACTACTACTACGAGCCATCTGTTGCAGCTGAAGTTGCTGCATATGTGAACTACGTATGTCCTGTTAAGGGTGCACAAGCTGAGATGGAGAAGATTGATCCAGATCTAGCAAAGAGTGAATTCATCTTCCCAAGTGCGAAGACAATGGCGAACTTGAGCGTTTTCCGTTCTCTCACACCAACTGAAGAGACAACATGGACCGAGGCTTTCCAGAAGGCCGCCGGCAACTAA